From Apis cerana isolate GH-2021 linkage group LG10, AcerK_1.0, whole genome shotgun sequence, one genomic window encodes:
- the LOC107995500 gene encoding general transcription factor IIF subunit 2 isoform X1 produces MSANVSHTEKELDLSNAGRGVWLVKVPKYIANKWEKAPGNIEVGKLKITKNPGQKAEVSLRLSEAVLALKEPGEEEIPKQHRLDVTTVTKQMLGVFSHVTRKSLQKIFEHKIFIVLTNSSFLASSSSDSIVPETEKLYMEGRIVQKLECRPYADNCYMKLKLQSIKRASVPQRQVQQLDRVVQNFKPVSDHKHNIEYAEKKKAEGKKMRDDKDAVLDMLFAAFEKHQYYNIRDLVKITRQPIVYLKEILNEVCNYNLKNPHRNMWELKPEYRHYKEEEKLEDIQKKIDESDDD; encoded by the exons atgtcTGCGAATGTGTCACatacagaaaaagaattagattTAAGTAATGCAGGCAGAGGTGTATGGCTTGTGAAAGTACCTAAATATATAGCAAATAAATGGGAAAAAGCACCTGGCAATATAGAAGTTGGTAAATTAAAGATAACTaa aaatccTGGTCAAAAAGCAGAAGTATCTCTTAGATTATCTGAAGCTGTTTTAGCTTTAAAAGAACCTGGAGAGGAAGAAATTCCAAAACAACATAGATTAGATGTTACAACAGTAACAAAACAAATGTTAGGTGTATTTTCTCATGTTACGCGTAAgtcattacaaaaaatatttgaacataagatatttatcgttttaacAAATTCATCTTTTCTAGCTTCAAGCAGTTCAGATTCTATAGTTCCTGAAACTGAAAAACTTTATATGGAAGGAAgaattgtacaaaaattagAATGTCGTCCAtatg ctgataattgttatatgaaattaaaattacaaagcaTTAAAAGGGCTTCTGTACCACAAAGACAAGTTCAGCAATTAGATAGAGTAGTCCAAAATTTCAAACCAGTTTCTGATCATAAGCATaat aTTGAATatgcagaaaagaaaaaggcagAGGGTAAGAAGATGAGAGATGATAAAGATGCAGTATTGGATATGCTATTTGCTGCATTTGAAAAAcatcaatattataacataagaGATCTTGTAAAGATTACAAGACAACctatt gTATATCTgaaggaaatattaaatgaagtttgtaattataatttgaaaaatcctcACAGAAATATGTGGGAGTTAAAACCAGAATATCGACattataaagaagaagaaaaacttgaagatatacaaaaaaaaattgatgaatcaGATGATGATTAA
- the LOC107995499 gene encoding large ribosomal subunit protein mL41: MASTFTVIIRQISISSTCYGKRNFRMIQLYNKRGSRTFKEERAKNPHYDIPIDRRGVKPTGMWVKNKWVNIPEMIPELVVPSLKDFHLKPYVSYRVTDFTKREFTAKDLFDIVYASKIKKDFVEGKLDSNGESLNPSENEKMTPEEAKEHAEMTGTDIFLMDKIEIK, from the exons atggcaTCTACATTTACTGTTATAATTCgacaaatttcaatatcatcaACGTGTTATGGTAAACGAAATTTTCGTATGattcaattatacaataaaagagGTAGTCGTACATTTAAGGAAGAACGAGCTAAAAATCCACACTATGATATTCCTATTGACA GAAGAGGTGTAAAGCCAACAGGGATGTGGGTGAAAAATAAGTGGGTTAATATACCAGAAATGATACCAGAACTTGTTGTTCCTTCCttaaaagattttcatttaaaaccaTATGTTTCTTATAGAGTTACAGATTTTACTAAGCGTGAATTTACAGCtaaagatttatttgatatagtaTATgctagtaaaataaaaaaagattttgttgAGGGTAAATTAGATTCAAATGGTGAATCATTAAATCCtagtgaaaatgaaaaaatgacaCCTGAAGAAGCTAAAGAACATGCTGAAATGACTGgtacagatatttttttaatggataaaatagagattaaataa
- the LOC107995500 gene encoding general transcription factor IIF subunit 2 isoform X2, translating into MSANVSHTEKELDLSNAGRGVWLVKVPKYIANKWEKAPGNIEVGKLKITKNPGQKAEVSLRLSEAVLALKEPGEEEIPKQHRLDVTTVTKQMLGVFSHVTPSSSSDSIVPETEKLYMEGRIVQKLECRPYADNCYMKLKLQSIKRASVPQRQVQQLDRVVQNFKPVSDHKHNIEYAEKKKAEGKKMRDDKDAVLDMLFAAFEKHQYYNIRDLVKITRQPIVYLKEILNEVCNYNLKNPHRNMWELKPEYRHYKEEEKLEDIQKKIDESDDD; encoded by the exons atgtcTGCGAATGTGTCACatacagaaaaagaattagattTAAGTAATGCAGGCAGAGGTGTATGGCTTGTGAAAGTACCTAAATATATAGCAAATAAATGGGAAAAAGCACCTGGCAATATAGAAGTTGGTAAATTAAAGATAACTaa aaatccTGGTCAAAAAGCAGAAGTATCTCTTAGATTATCTGAAGCTGTTTTAGCTTTAAAAGAACCTGGAGAGGAAGAAATTCCAAAACAACATAGATTAGATGTTACAACAGTAACAAAACAAATGTTAGGTGTATTTTCTCATGTTACGC CTTCAAGCAGTTCAGATTCTATAGTTCCTGAAACTGAAAAACTTTATATGGAAGGAAgaattgtacaaaaattagAATGTCGTCCAtatg ctgataattgttatatgaaattaaaattacaaagcaTTAAAAGGGCTTCTGTACCACAAAGACAAGTTCAGCAATTAGATAGAGTAGTCCAAAATTTCAAACCAGTTTCTGATCATAAGCATaat aTTGAATatgcagaaaagaaaaaggcagAGGGTAAGAAGATGAGAGATGATAAAGATGCAGTATTGGATATGCTATTTGCTGCATTTGAAAAAcatcaatattataacataagaGATCTTGTAAAGATTACAAGACAACctatt gTATATCTgaaggaaatattaaatgaagtttgtaattataatttgaaaaatcctcACAGAAATATGTGGGAGTTAAAACCAGAATATCGACattataaagaagaagaaaaacttgaagatatacaaaaaaaaattgatgaatcaGATGATGATTAA